A single window of Narcine bancroftii isolate sNarBan1 chromosome 1, sNarBan1.hap1, whole genome shotgun sequence DNA harbors:
- the tert gene encoding telomerase reverse transcriptase isoform X1, with product MDDRSVHKLLASLYPRVTSIERFVSQIDAVAPPALVEALDSDNYKRFISQLLVCVPAEAKPLWRPVTFQQLSTQSDVVMRVIQRICEKRKRNVLTLCYSNATETNFNPVRSTSNVRSYQINTTTAVIKTSELWKTLVSRIGDDVMMYLLEHCSLFRHVPPSCCFQLCGVPIYNLLASGTPHQSIWLRQRPIQYRSRFLLKQAQRKVGFYKQFLSKKRKWKERLSEDGNRLELSKQKIRKAPNVLQYKCVKRARLEGDIGRWTSKAVHPKEGRSLKRFLDDDRVEAPAKRVKGSQLSVLVEEKITEHGRAFVENKLHRPPETIEHSGCVIGQPSEIVMEWNGETSNINEGKSKYPEFTSIKSIMEEKTKDKRTGTKAQAQTEGETNGYFVCGTEIPFSDKDVPSPIVEGQNVVVTEPQAKIKVPYKCGKGCDNFPVAEIGERNECKAIDRAKRKKSMPDGRESSRNPSNIHDSKSSGGVHTCWNGAIEKEHHHTESDGFIKPTFSGPSLYPKDAPRIKKRTWSEISIERRNIMYCNNNVECLPKTFILNQLQGLRSGGQRLVEAIFLNRNVLGTRMAQVQHRNLRRRKKFPKRYWQMRNLFFRLLRNHKRCPYLQILSRNCHVNVWDGRKVNSDSNAKSKSEPNSSVTKVATRPLIRSAAGMLELHRPVTAGTHLIEKQQCTLNKSIKDDFSVGTDPHSHSSIIEERARCWTSLEWPGVCPEQGLPPEGTALEQKASEEVEASVDFTCSKGSGGSDKELLHLLKQHSSPLQVYRFVRECVLRVVSDELWGSNHNKLRFLKNVKNFISLGKFDKFSCSELMWKMRVNDCTWLQLNKVQHSVPASEHQLREDILRRFLFWLMETYVIQLLKSFFYITETTFMKNTLFYYRKCVWKEVQSIGVRNHLAKVQLQPISSKDVEQKLKQKSSAPPSSLRFIPKTNGLRPIVKMQNISRPKISGKRQNFNRIQMKVLFDVLTYEQHQNPTLKSSSVYGLDDIYKAWREFVLSNLKAGRLNRDRPYYFVKADVTGAYDAIPHAKLIEVISGILDLKVPKSYCVRRYAKIWVDAAGQVRKAFKRQVSTLMDLMPTMKEFVSHLQQGSLQNTILVNQGLTLNENSEDVFTFFKQMIGSNIIRIGDKYYIQCCGIPQGSLISTLLCGLCYGDMENQLFAGIQDDGLMLRLIDDFLLMTPHLSQAKKFLRILAAGIPDYGCFINPHKTVVNFPLEENLPGCDTARSLPEHCIFPWCGLLFDTQTLEVYSDYSSYANISIRSSLTFNYGSKPGQSMKRKLLAVLKLRCHHIFLDLEVNTLRTVAINVYKILLLQAYRFHACVLRLPFGHRIKDNPSFFLDVILENVACCYTILKAKNRGISLGFKDASGPFPFEASQWLCCSAFTVKLSNHRALYMGLLGPLKTCRAKLQKILPRSTLLLLQNITQPLLHQDFAAILD from the exons ATGGACGACCGCAGCGTGCACAAGTTGCTGGCGTCTCTCTACCCTCGCGTCACCTCCATCGAGCGGTTCGTTTCGCAGATCGATGCTGTGGCACCACCAGCTTTGGTGGAGGCGCTCGACAGTGACAACTACAAGCGTTTCATCTCCCAGCTCCTCGTTTGTGTCCCCGCGGAGGCCAAGCCTCTGTGGCGGCCAGTCACATTCCAGCAG CTGTCAACGCAGAGTGACGTGGTTATGCGAGTCATCCAAAGAATTtgtgaaaaaaggaaaagaaatgtgCTTACACTTTGTTACAGCAATGCAACTGAAACAAATTTCAACCCTGTCAGATCTACCTCTAACGTACGTAGTTACCAAATAAATACCACCACGGCAGTTATCAAGACAAGCGAACTGTGGAAGACACTGGTGAGCAGGATTGGGGATGATGTCATGATGTATTTGCTGGAACACTGCTCCCTCTTTAGACATGTCCCACCAAGCTGTTGCTTTCAGTTATGTGGAGTTCCCATCTATAATCTCCTTGCAAGTGGTACTCCTCACCAGTCTATCTGGCTTAGGCAGAGGCCGATCCAATATCGATCTAGATTTCTGCTAAAGCAGGCTCAAAGGAAAGTTGGCTTTTATAAGCAGTTCCTATCCAAGAAGAGGAAATGGAAGGAAAGATTATCAGAAGATGGAAATCGATTAGAGCTCAGCAAGCAGAAAATTCGCAAGGCACCAAATGTGCTTCAATACAAATGTGTGAAGAGGGCAAGACTTGAGGGTGATATTGGAAGATGGACATCAAAGGCTGTGCACCCCAAAGAGGGAAGGTCACTAAAACGATTTCTAGATGATGATAGAGTGGAGGCTCCAGCAAAGAGGGTAAAAGGAAGCCAGCTGTCAGTACTGGTGGAAGAGAAAATCACAGAACATGGAAGAGCCTTCGTGGAGAATAAGTTGCATAGGCCTCCTGAGACAATTGAGCATAGTGGATGTGTAATTGGCCAGCCAAGTGAAATAGtaatggaatggaatggagaaacCAGTAATATTAATGAAGGTAAATCAAAATATCCTGAATTTACTTCAATAAAGAGCATAATGGAAGAAAAGACAAAGGATAAAAGGACTGGTACCAAGGCACAGGCACAGACTGAAGGTGAAACTAATGGATATTTTGTGTGTGGTacagagattcctttttctgaCAAAGATGTTCCATCCCCTATAGTGGAAGGGCAGAATGTGGTAGTCACAGAGCCACAGGCTAAAATTAAAGTGCCCTACAAATGTGGAAAAGGCTGTGATAATTTCCCTGTTGCAGAAATTGGTGAACGGAATGAATGTAAGGCAATAGACCGTGCAAAAAGGAAAAAGTCAATGCCTGATGGCAGAGAATCAAGCAGAAATCCAAGCAACATACATGACTCTAAATCCTCTGGTGGAGTACACACTTGCTGGAATGGTGCCATTGAAAAGGAACACCACCACACCGAGTCTGATGGGTTCATAAAGCCTACATTCTCTGGGCCATCACTTTATCCTAAAGATGCTCCACGAataaagaaaagaacatggagtgAAATTTCTATTGAAAGAAGGAATATAATGTACTGTAATAATAATGTAGAATGTTTGCCAAAGACATTTATATTAAATCAATTGCAGGGCCTCAGGTCAGGTGGTCAGAGGCTTGTGGAAGCCATATTCTTGAACAGAAATGTTTTGGGGACTAGGATGGCACAAGTGCAGCACAGGAATctgaggagaaggaaaaaatTTCCAAAGCGCTACTGGCAAATGAGAAATCTTTTCTTTCGATTGTTGCGAAATCATAAGCGCTGTCCGTATCTGCAAATATTGTCTAGAAATTGCCATGTTAATGTTTGGGATGGAAGAAAGGTCAATAGTGATTCAAATGCTAAGTCAAAAAGTGAGCCAAATTCTTCTGTTACCAAGGTAGCCACCAGGCCTCTTATTAGAAGTGCTGCAGGAATGCTGGAACTTCATCGTCCTGTTACTGCAGGTACCCACCTAATTGAAAAACAGCAATGTACTTTGAACAAAAGCATAAAGGACGATTTTTCAGTGGGTACCGATCCTCATAGCCACAGTTCTATAATAGAAGAGCGTGCACGTTGTTGGACCTCTTTGGAATGGCCTGGAGTATGTCCTGAGCAGGGTCTTCCTCCTGAAGGTACAGCATTAGAACAAAAAGCAAGTGAAGAGGTCGAGGCATCTGTTGACTTCACCTGCAGCAAAGGATCAGGCGGTTCGGACAAAGAGTTACTGCATTTGCTTAAGCAGCACAGCAGTCCTCTTCAGGTCTACCGATTTGTCAGGGAGTGCGTGCTCAGGGTTGTATCAGATGAgctttggggttcaaatcacaATAAATTACGGTTCCTGAAGAACGTGAAGAATTTTATCTCCTTGGGAAAGTTTGATAAATTCTCTTGCAGTGAACTGATGTGGAAAATGAGAGTGAATGACTGCACTTGGCTTCAACTCAACAAAG TCCAGCATTCTGTCCCTGCATCAGAACACCAGTTACGTGAAGATATTCTCAGGAGGTTCCTATTTTGGTTAATGGAAACCTATGTGATACAGCTGCTCAAGTCATTCTTTTACATTACGGAGACAACATTCATGAAAAACACACTTTTCTACTACAGGAAATGTGTTTGGAAAGAAGTGCAGAGCATTGGGGTGCG AAATCATCTAGCAAAAGTACAGCTACAACCAATTTCATCCAAGGATGTGGAGCAGAAACTTAAGCAGAAGAGCTCAGCGCCCCCTTCCAGTTTGCGGTTTATTCCAAAGACAAATGGCTTGCGACCAATTGTAAAAATGCAAAATATATCAAGACCAAAAATCTCAGGAAAAAGACAAAACTTCAACAGG ATTCAGATGAAGGTCCTTTTTGACGTGCTGACTTATGAGCAACATCAGAACCCAACCCTAAAGAGCTCCTCTGTTTATGGACTTGATGACATTTATAAAGCATGGAGGGAGTTCGTGCTATCGAATTTGAAAGCTGGAAGACTGAACAGGGATCGTCCTTATTATTTTGTCAAA GCAGATGTTACCGGTGCCTATGATGCCATTCCTCATGCCAAATTAATTGAAGTAATTTCAGGCATACTGGATCTCAAAGTACCAAAGAGCTATTGTGTCCGGCGCTATGCAAAAATCTGGGTTGATGCTGCTGGACAAGTGAGAAAAGCATTTAAAAGACAG GTTTCTACTTTGATGGATCTAATGCCAACTATGAAGGAATTTGTGTCCCATCTGCAGCAAGGCTCACTGCAAAACACAATTTTGGTCAACCAG GGCTTAACGTTGAATGAGAACTCTGAAGATGTGTTCACTTTTTTCAAGCAAATGATCGGAAGCAACATTATCAGAATAGGAGACAA GTACTATATCCAGTGCTGTGGAATACCACAGGGTTCCCTGATCTCAACTTTGCTTTGTGGCTTGTGTTATGGGGATATGGAAAACCAGCTTTTCGCTGGAATTCAGGATGATGG gTTGATGCTGCGGTTGATTGATGACTTTTTGCTTATGACACCACATTTATCACAGGCCAAAAAGTTTCTAAG AATTCTGGCTGCAGGAATTCCAGACTACGGCTGCTTCATAAATCCACATAAAACTGTAGTCAACTTTCCTCTTGAAGAGAATCTTCCAGGTTGCGATACGGCTAGATCTTTGCCAGAACACTGTATCTTTCCTTGGTGTGGCCTGTTATTCGACACACAGACACTAGAAGTCTACAGTGACTATTCCAG TTACGCAAATATTTCTATCCGGTCAAGTCTTACTTTCAACTATGGTTCCAAACCTGGGCAAAGTATGAAGAGAAAGCTACTGGCTGTTCTGAAGCTGAGATGTCACCACATCTTCCTGGATCTGGAG GTCAACACACTGAGAACAGTTGCCATCAATGTCTATAAGATACTTCTTCTCCAGGCCTACAG
- the tert gene encoding telomerase reverse transcriptase isoform X2 — MRVIQRICEKRKRNVLTLCYSNATETNFNPVRSTSNVRSYQINTTTAVIKTSELWKTLVSRIGDDVMMYLLEHCSLFRHVPPSCCFQLCGVPIYNLLASGTPHQSIWLRQRPIQYRSRFLLKQAQRKVGFYKQFLSKKRKWKERLSEDGNRLELSKQKIRKAPNVLQYKCVKRARLEGDIGRWTSKAVHPKEGRSLKRFLDDDRVEAPAKRVKGSQLSVLVEEKITEHGRAFVENKLHRPPETIEHSGCVIGQPSEIVMEWNGETSNINEGKSKYPEFTSIKSIMEEKTKDKRTGTKAQAQTEGETNGYFVCGTEIPFSDKDVPSPIVEGQNVVVTEPQAKIKVPYKCGKGCDNFPVAEIGERNECKAIDRAKRKKSMPDGRESSRNPSNIHDSKSSGGVHTCWNGAIEKEHHHTESDGFIKPTFSGPSLYPKDAPRIKKRTWSEISIERRNIMYCNNNVECLPKTFILNQLQGLRSGGQRLVEAIFLNRNVLGTRMAQVQHRNLRRRKKFPKRYWQMRNLFFRLLRNHKRCPYLQILSRNCHVNVWDGRKVNSDSNAKSKSEPNSSVTKVATRPLIRSAAGMLELHRPVTAGTHLIEKQQCTLNKSIKDDFSVGTDPHSHSSIIEERARCWTSLEWPGVCPEQGLPPEGTALEQKASEEVEASVDFTCSKGSGGSDKELLHLLKQHSSPLQVYRFVRECVLRVVSDELWGSNHNKLRFLKNVKNFISLGKFDKFSCSELMWKMRVNDCTWLQLNKVQHSVPASEHQLREDILRRFLFWLMETYVIQLLKSFFYITETTFMKNTLFYYRKCVWKEVQSIGVRNHLAKVQLQPISSKDVEQKLKQKSSAPPSSLRFIPKTNGLRPIVKMQNISRPKISGKRQNFNRIQMKVLFDVLTYEQHQNPTLKSSSVYGLDDIYKAWREFVLSNLKAGRLNRDRPYYFVKADVTGAYDAIPHAKLIEVISGILDLKVPKSYCVRRYAKIWVDAAGQVRKAFKRQVSTLMDLMPTMKEFVSHLQQGSLQNTILVNQGLTLNENSEDVFTFFKQMIGSNIIRIGDKYYIQCCGIPQGSLISTLLCGLCYGDMENQLFAGIQDDGLMLRLIDDFLLMTPHLSQAKKFLRILAAGIPDYGCFINPHKTVVNFPLEENLPGCDTARSLPEHCIFPWCGLLFDTQTLEVYSDYSSYANISIRSSLTFNYGSKPGQSMKRKLLAVLKLRCHHIFLDLEVNTLRTVAINVYKILLLQAYRFHACVLRLPFGHRIKDNPSFFLDVILENVACCYTILKAKNRGISLGFKDASGPFPFEASQWLCCSAFTVKLSNHRALYMGLLGPLKTCRAKLQKILPRSTLLLLQNITQPLLHQDFAAILD, encoded by the exons ATGCGAGTCATCCAAAGAATTtgtgaaaaaaggaaaagaaatgtgCTTACACTTTGTTACAGCAATGCAACTGAAACAAATTTCAACCCTGTCAGATCTACCTCTAACGTACGTAGTTACCAAATAAATACCACCACGGCAGTTATCAAGACAAGCGAACTGTGGAAGACACTGGTGAGCAGGATTGGGGATGATGTCATGATGTATTTGCTGGAACACTGCTCCCTCTTTAGACATGTCCCACCAAGCTGTTGCTTTCAGTTATGTGGAGTTCCCATCTATAATCTCCTTGCAAGTGGTACTCCTCACCAGTCTATCTGGCTTAGGCAGAGGCCGATCCAATATCGATCTAGATTTCTGCTAAAGCAGGCTCAAAGGAAAGTTGGCTTTTATAAGCAGTTCCTATCCAAGAAGAGGAAATGGAAGGAAAGATTATCAGAAGATGGAAATCGATTAGAGCTCAGCAAGCAGAAAATTCGCAAGGCACCAAATGTGCTTCAATACAAATGTGTGAAGAGGGCAAGACTTGAGGGTGATATTGGAAGATGGACATCAAAGGCTGTGCACCCCAAAGAGGGAAGGTCACTAAAACGATTTCTAGATGATGATAGAGTGGAGGCTCCAGCAAAGAGGGTAAAAGGAAGCCAGCTGTCAGTACTGGTGGAAGAGAAAATCACAGAACATGGAAGAGCCTTCGTGGAGAATAAGTTGCATAGGCCTCCTGAGACAATTGAGCATAGTGGATGTGTAATTGGCCAGCCAAGTGAAATAGtaatggaatggaatggagaaacCAGTAATATTAATGAAGGTAAATCAAAATATCCTGAATTTACTTCAATAAAGAGCATAATGGAAGAAAAGACAAAGGATAAAAGGACTGGTACCAAGGCACAGGCACAGACTGAAGGTGAAACTAATGGATATTTTGTGTGTGGTacagagattcctttttctgaCAAAGATGTTCCATCCCCTATAGTGGAAGGGCAGAATGTGGTAGTCACAGAGCCACAGGCTAAAATTAAAGTGCCCTACAAATGTGGAAAAGGCTGTGATAATTTCCCTGTTGCAGAAATTGGTGAACGGAATGAATGTAAGGCAATAGACCGTGCAAAAAGGAAAAAGTCAATGCCTGATGGCAGAGAATCAAGCAGAAATCCAAGCAACATACATGACTCTAAATCCTCTGGTGGAGTACACACTTGCTGGAATGGTGCCATTGAAAAGGAACACCACCACACCGAGTCTGATGGGTTCATAAAGCCTACATTCTCTGGGCCATCACTTTATCCTAAAGATGCTCCACGAataaagaaaagaacatggagtgAAATTTCTATTGAAAGAAGGAATATAATGTACTGTAATAATAATGTAGAATGTTTGCCAAAGACATTTATATTAAATCAATTGCAGGGCCTCAGGTCAGGTGGTCAGAGGCTTGTGGAAGCCATATTCTTGAACAGAAATGTTTTGGGGACTAGGATGGCACAAGTGCAGCACAGGAATctgaggagaaggaaaaaatTTCCAAAGCGCTACTGGCAAATGAGAAATCTTTTCTTTCGATTGTTGCGAAATCATAAGCGCTGTCCGTATCTGCAAATATTGTCTAGAAATTGCCATGTTAATGTTTGGGATGGAAGAAAGGTCAATAGTGATTCAAATGCTAAGTCAAAAAGTGAGCCAAATTCTTCTGTTACCAAGGTAGCCACCAGGCCTCTTATTAGAAGTGCTGCAGGAATGCTGGAACTTCATCGTCCTGTTACTGCAGGTACCCACCTAATTGAAAAACAGCAATGTACTTTGAACAAAAGCATAAAGGACGATTTTTCAGTGGGTACCGATCCTCATAGCCACAGTTCTATAATAGAAGAGCGTGCACGTTGTTGGACCTCTTTGGAATGGCCTGGAGTATGTCCTGAGCAGGGTCTTCCTCCTGAAGGTACAGCATTAGAACAAAAAGCAAGTGAAGAGGTCGAGGCATCTGTTGACTTCACCTGCAGCAAAGGATCAGGCGGTTCGGACAAAGAGTTACTGCATTTGCTTAAGCAGCACAGCAGTCCTCTTCAGGTCTACCGATTTGTCAGGGAGTGCGTGCTCAGGGTTGTATCAGATGAgctttggggttcaaatcacaATAAATTACGGTTCCTGAAGAACGTGAAGAATTTTATCTCCTTGGGAAAGTTTGATAAATTCTCTTGCAGTGAACTGATGTGGAAAATGAGAGTGAATGACTGCACTTGGCTTCAACTCAACAAAG TCCAGCATTCTGTCCCTGCATCAGAACACCAGTTACGTGAAGATATTCTCAGGAGGTTCCTATTTTGGTTAATGGAAACCTATGTGATACAGCTGCTCAAGTCATTCTTTTACATTACGGAGACAACATTCATGAAAAACACACTTTTCTACTACAGGAAATGTGTTTGGAAAGAAGTGCAGAGCATTGGGGTGCG AAATCATCTAGCAAAAGTACAGCTACAACCAATTTCATCCAAGGATGTGGAGCAGAAACTTAAGCAGAAGAGCTCAGCGCCCCCTTCCAGTTTGCGGTTTATTCCAAAGACAAATGGCTTGCGACCAATTGTAAAAATGCAAAATATATCAAGACCAAAAATCTCAGGAAAAAGACAAAACTTCAACAGG ATTCAGATGAAGGTCCTTTTTGACGTGCTGACTTATGAGCAACATCAGAACCCAACCCTAAAGAGCTCCTCTGTTTATGGACTTGATGACATTTATAAAGCATGGAGGGAGTTCGTGCTATCGAATTTGAAAGCTGGAAGACTGAACAGGGATCGTCCTTATTATTTTGTCAAA GCAGATGTTACCGGTGCCTATGATGCCATTCCTCATGCCAAATTAATTGAAGTAATTTCAGGCATACTGGATCTCAAAGTACCAAAGAGCTATTGTGTCCGGCGCTATGCAAAAATCTGGGTTGATGCTGCTGGACAAGTGAGAAAAGCATTTAAAAGACAG GTTTCTACTTTGATGGATCTAATGCCAACTATGAAGGAATTTGTGTCCCATCTGCAGCAAGGCTCACTGCAAAACACAATTTTGGTCAACCAG GGCTTAACGTTGAATGAGAACTCTGAAGATGTGTTCACTTTTTTCAAGCAAATGATCGGAAGCAACATTATCAGAATAGGAGACAA GTACTATATCCAGTGCTGTGGAATACCACAGGGTTCCCTGATCTCAACTTTGCTTTGTGGCTTGTGTTATGGGGATATGGAAAACCAGCTTTTCGCTGGAATTCAGGATGATGG gTTGATGCTGCGGTTGATTGATGACTTTTTGCTTATGACACCACATTTATCACAGGCCAAAAAGTTTCTAAG AATTCTGGCTGCAGGAATTCCAGACTACGGCTGCTTCATAAATCCACATAAAACTGTAGTCAACTTTCCTCTTGAAGAGAATCTTCCAGGTTGCGATACGGCTAGATCTTTGCCAGAACACTGTATCTTTCCTTGGTGTGGCCTGTTATTCGACACACAGACACTAGAAGTCTACAGTGACTATTCCAG TTACGCAAATATTTCTATCCGGTCAAGTCTTACTTTCAACTATGGTTCCAAACCTGGGCAAAGTATGAAGAGAAAGCTACTGGCTGTTCTGAAGCTGAGATGTCACCACATCTTCCTGGATCTGGAG GTCAACACACTGAGAACAGTTGCCATCAATGTCTATAAGATACTTCTTCTCCAGGCCTACAG